Within the Thermanaeromonas toyohensis ToBE genome, the region GGGGTTAAGGGCAGCTATAGGTGAGATATGCCACATTTACAATAATGGCCGGACCCCGGTAGTAGCTGAGGTAGTAGGTTTCCGGGAAGAGGTAACCTTACTTATGCCCTTGGGCGAGCTAGAGGGTATAGGGCCGGGTTGCCGGGTTGTAGCTACGGGGGGATCCTTTACAGTTCCTGTGGGAGGTGATCTCCTAGGACGTGTTTTAGATGGCCTGGGTAGGCCCTTGGATGGAGGGCCTCCGGTAAGGGGACAAAGATATCCCGTCAATAATTTGCCCCCGAATCCCTTAGAGAGAAGGCCTATCAGGGAGATACTCTCTACTGGCGTTAAGGCCATCGATGCTTTGATAACCTGTGGATATGGACAAAGGATAGGAATCTTTTCCGGGAGTGGCGTAGGTAAGAGCACCCTTCTGGGGATGATCGCTCGCCACAGCACAGCTGATATCAACGTTATAGCTTTGATCGGAGAGCGGGGGCGAGAAGTGAGGGATTTCTTGGAATTAAATTTGGGCCCCCAGGGTTTAAGAAGATCAGTAGTAGTGGTAGCCACTTCAGACCAGCCTGCGTTGGTAAGGATAAAGGGAGCTTTTGTGGCCACAGCTATAGCTGAATATTTCCGGGATCAGGGAGCCAAAGTACTTCTTTTTATGGATTCCCTCACCCGGCTATGCCTTGCCCAGCGCGAGGTGGGGTTGGCCATTGGCGAGCCCCCTACTACCCGGGGGTATACTCCTTCTGTCTTTGCCCTATTACCCCGGCTTCTAGAAAGAGCGGGTAATAGTTCGCGGGGTTCCATCACTGGGCTTTACACAGTATTGGTGGAAGGGGATGACTTTAATGAACCTGTGGCGGATGCGGTAAGGGGACTCCTGGACGGCCATATAATCCTTTCCCGGGGCTTAGCTGCCAGAAACCATTATCCTGCTATAGATATCCTGGCCAGCTTAAGTCGTTTAATGCCGGAGATTGTAAGCTCTAGGCAAAAGGAGCTAGCAGGAAAATTAAGGGATTTGCTGGCGGCTTACTCTGAGGCCTCTGATCTCATTGAAATCGGAGCCTACCAGCCAGGGTCTAATCCCAGAGTAGATATGGCCTTAAAATACTATAATGCCATCCAAGAATTTTTAAAACAGGATAAGGAAGAATACTTCTCTTACGAAGAAACCCTTCAAGCTCTCGAGAAGGCTTTGGAAGCGTAAATTAAAGCCTTGAAAGGGAAGAGGGGGTTTAGTAGTTGCCTACCTTCCGCTTCTCCTTACAGAAGGTACATAATTACCGGAAAGCCGTAGAGGAACAGCATAAAAAGCGGTTAGCTTTAGCTCAGAAATGGCAAGAAGAGGAAGAGAGATCTCTCCAGGAATACCTAAAGGAGAGGGCGGTTTTACAAGATAAGTTAGCCGAAATGAAAGGGCCGGCTGTGTTAGAGGAACTTTGGCAAAGGGAGCTTATCCTTATGGCCATGGAGGGTAAAATCGAGGAACAGGGGGAGAAAGTAGCTAAGGCTTCTGCTGTGGTAGAGGAATATAAAGGTTTGGTATTGGAGGCCAGGCAGGCGCGTAAAGTTTTGGATAGCCTAAAGGCGCGCCAGGAAGCAAGCTTTAGATATACCCTTGCCCGTGAAGAACAGAAGGAGTTAGATGATATTGCTGCGGTGGCCTACAACCGCAAAGAAGGAAATTTATAACAGCAGTTGCTAATAAAAAGATCTTAGTAGAAAGGAGGTGAAGTAATGGATATTACCATTATCGGGTCTGTAGGGTTAAACCCGCCTGCTATTAAGAGGGAAAACAAAGGACATAAATCTGGGGAAGTAAACGATTTTACTGGATGTTTAGCTGCCGAACTTTCCGCTATACACTATCCTACTTCCTCAAGGAGCGGAGGAGAAGAAAGTTACTCCTCCCTGGATCTGGAAGGGAACCTAGGGTTACCTGCTATTATAGGGGAAACCCTGGCTTTGAGTCTGGCAGCAGCATCTGGAACAGAACCAAATAGTTTACCCAAAGAGCTAGAAGGTCTGCCTGCGGATTTTAAGCTGATGGTGGGAACTGAAGAGGTTGCTAGTGGGAGGATTACGGGAGCCTTCCCTGAGAAGACTACCCTTGAGGAAGATCCTTTAGCTTTTCTTATAACGGAGATTACCTCTGGAAGTTCTAAAAGTACAGCCCAGAGTCCAACTTCTCCTTGGCCAGATATCCAACTAAAATATACAGGTTACTTTCCTGGGTCACCCGTGCAAATTAGTGATTTCCCTGAGACTCTCCTCTCTAACCAGGGGCTGGAAGAAAAAGTTGGTTTCCTTACAAAAGATGGGCAAACAGGGATATCGGCTTTTTCTCCGGAAGCCAACCTTTGGGAGATAGACCATATAGCAAACAGTAAGGAGCCCGCCGCTCGTCCTATTGGAGAAAGGAATGGGGAAGGAAGTCCTGGAAAAGTTCTGCACTCCTTTGGGTCATCGGATTCCCTCTGGTCGGCTAATTCTTTAGCTTCTAAGCCACAACCGGAAACCTTTATAAGGGGTCTCCAAGGAGAGGTAGCCCCGCTTGTGGAAGGGGTTGCAATAGGAGAGGGGAACTCGCCGGCTGGGAGGAGGACTTTAGGTTCTGGGGAGGGAAAGGGTAAAGAGAACCAAGGGGATTTTCTCTTACCCCTCAAGCCCCAGCCTTCGGTTTCTGGAAACGTGGATATGGCAGGCCCA harbors:
- the fliI gene encoding flagellar protein export ATPase FliI, with the protein product MALQATIRPLSSLREVNLWKQGGKITRVTGLTLEARGLRAAIGEICHIYNNGRTPVVAEVVGFREEVTLLMPLGELEGIGPGCRVVATGGSFTVPVGGDLLGRVLDGLGRPLDGGPPVRGQRYPVNNLPPNPLERRPIREILSTGVKAIDALITCGYGQRIGIFSGSGVGKSTLLGMIARHSTADINVIALIGERGREVRDFLELNLGPQGLRRSVVVVATSDQPALVRIKGAFVATAIAEYFRDQGAKVLLFMDSLTRLCLAQREVGLAIGEPPTTRGYTPSVFALLPRLLERAGNSSRGSITGLYTVLVEGDDFNEPVADAVRGLLDGHIILSRGLAARNHYPAIDILASLSRLMPEIVSSRQKELAGKLRDLLAAYSEASDLIEIGAYQPGSNPRVDMALKYYNAIQEFLKQDKEEYFSYEETLQALEKALEA
- the fliJ gene encoding flagellar export protein FliJ — its product is MPTFRFSLQKVHNYRKAVEEQHKKRLALAQKWQEEEERSLQEYLKERAVLQDKLAEMKGPAVLEELWQRELILMAMEGKIEEQGEKVAKASAVVEEYKGLVLEARQARKVLDSLKARQEASFRYTLAREEQKELDDIAAVAYNRKEGNL
- a CDS encoding flagellar hook-length control protein FliK codes for the protein MDITIIGSVGLNPPAIKRENKGHKSGEVNDFTGCLAAELSAIHYPTSSRSGGEESYSSLDLEGNLGLPAIIGETLALSLAAASGTEPNSLPKELEGLPADFKLMVGTEEVASGRITGAFPEKTTLEEDPLAFLITEITSGSSKSTAQSPTSPWPDIQLKYTGYFPGSPVQISDFPETLLSNQGLEEKVGFLTKDGQTGISAFSPEANLWEIDHIANSKEPAARPIGERNGEGSPGKVLHSFGSSDSLWSANSLASKPQPETFIRGLQGEVAPLVEGVAIGEGNSPAGRRTLGSGEGKGKENQGDFLLPLKPQPSVSGNVDMAGPYRLSNLGELASKLLALARWQAYPDRYELELKLKPESLGKLRVHVVLAENRLSLQLMVETPEAGRALQVALPELKQVLQTYGLKLEQIHVQVSTGQGGKGWEGPGEGRSWGTQVWPVLEVKSEEDTLQVAPARNSYRLDYLA